The nucleotide sequence AACCGAGACGACCGGATCGGACAAGGCGTGGGTATCAAGGCCGGAATAGAAGGAAATACTCGTATCCGACCAGGATGTTGGCGTGACGGTCGTCGTCACCGATCCATCGACGATCCGTATCGACGGGCGCACCGAGTCGGACGGCGTTCCCAGGTAGTTTCCCGACAGGGTGATCAGGTCGTTCGGCTGGTAGACCGTGGAAAGGCTCGGACTCGACAGGAACGGCTCGTTCACGTTCCACCCGGAAGTATAGCTTTTGCCATTGATCGAAAGCGCCACCGTTTTATACCCGGCTGAAACACCGCTGGGGATTCGAAACTTGATGAGGTTCGAGGTCCATGCCGTCGGAGAGACCTGGGTGCCGCCGAACGTCAGGGTGCCACTGTATTCGCTCTGGTATGATCCGAAACCCTGACCGTTGATGGCGAGTTCCGCCCCGATATTGTTCCCCGTCGAACTGGAATTCGCGGATGCAATGCTCGTGATGGACGGAAGAACAAAATTGAACGTCGTTGAAACATAGTAGTCGTAATTGATATAAATAACGACCGATACAGAACCGTTCTGGGGTCCCTGGGGGACCCGGCAGGTGATGTAGGAGTTCGACCAACTCTCAATCGTCGCATTGTAGCCGTTGAAGGAGACCCGCGAGTTGTCGTTTTTCGTGCCAAAGCCGATTCCGGAGATCGTCACCAGCGTGTCGGACGGGCCGCCAGAGGGGGAAATACTGGTCACCTGCGGCGCATTCAAGGTAAACTGGGTGCTGGCCGCCGAAGCCTTACCGCCGACGGTCACCACGAACGTGCCGCTCGTGCGGGCCGTGTTCGGGATCGTACAGGTGATGAGCGTGTCGCTCCAGGAGCTGACCACGCAGGGCTCGTAATTGTAGGAGACGATGCTCGACCCCTGCTGCGCGCCGAAATAGGCGCCCCAAATCTGGACGAACGTTCCGGCGCCTCCTGATTGCGGCGATATTCCCGCAATCTGCGGCGTGTTCGTCAGGCTGACGGGGTTGCTCGAGCCACCGCCGCAGCCGAGAGCGGCAACGACCAGCAGGATGGAACACAGATACACAGCATACTTCATGTTTTCGATTATACGGGCGGTACACCGCGGCGTCAATCAGGAAATCCGCTTTGCATGCCGATTTGAAAATCGTGCCCCGGCTCACGGAGTTCAGGTCCGAACTGCGAAGGCAGGCATCAGATTCTGGAGCGGTTATTGAGTCCTGCATATCAAAAACCAGCTTCGCGTCTCCGTTCGAGCTGAGCTTGTC is from Candidatus Ozemobacteraceae bacterium and encodes:
- a CDS encoding IPT/TIG domain-containing protein, coding for MYLCSILLVVAALGCGGGSSNPVSLTNTPQIAGISPQSGGAGTFVQIWGAYFGAQQGSSIVSYNYEPCVVSSWSDTLITCTIPNTARTSGTFVVTVGGKASAASTQFTLNAPQVTSISPSGGPSDTLVTISGIGFGTKNDNSRVSFNGYNATIESWSNSYITCRVPQGPQNGSVSVVIYINYDYYVSTTFNFVLPSITSIASANSSSTGNNIGAELAINGQGFGSYQSEYSGTLTFGGTQVSPTAWTSNLIKFRIPSGVSAGYKTVALSINGKSYTSGWNVNEPFLSSPSLSTVYQPNDLITLSGNYLGTPSDSVRPSIRIVDGSVTTTVTPTSWSDTSISFYSGLDTHALSDPVVSVSVIVGGLQSNSVNMKVE